The following coding sequences lie in one Paramisgurnus dabryanus chromosome 16, PD_genome_1.1, whole genome shotgun sequence genomic window:
- the nexmifb gene encoding neurite extension and migration factor isoform X2, translated as MIEPTSIPGLTQDCQIQPIRTCLGCFIETKGVSNIESSINLKIADMNREYNACPISDTNMQSISTSETGSYEDQLLSDQLLTFSAPKTQLVEKKDMEKMEGDLTDSAPKNLYEGLLLDKCNGEDGLLTNSNQDWGYFESFISESKIELLDLCSKNELSVNLFSEEDVDNYMFDDDDDSTLSSDVCSLKIRYESFQDNMREKTNVLQEETQFNFFPSVLVNCTKKEGGVAKRAVDELTNKPEELGFQPESRGDGNESSIEQTNDYSPEMNYFIDSSFSPDDSGEYSDDSSATISSFDTFQDNTSRNSRKNASCSNPLNYGLRAKRKVRYSDDYLYYVDSIDGEKTVEKREKLPVGPKEELDDDWCPKKRRKSSRKDPPLLIKYVIVNRFKGDKCMAINLARIDSTDMTVSLNEDTVSKYEKLAPLKDFWQQKQREREEQLKLAAGDKDNSHHHAFSSSPPKRKRKLANRLRIQRIQTVEQSPNTQGHFASDPRQEVASTDETASIGRPLTIATSCASTLDPNDIIHTAARKSRSQEMEERRIGNKILKIQKFRSEAQLRSKKMRDLAEANMTDLLEVCMLQKNLDTVGGAEDRKVRPAAHSPHLSENQTANSTEKFAFVSATCSPNKEASSENVAASVPVIPGGYLQTLLEASDSSVGNAGISFFAQQPHIQHSLDPSLEKRQFTSVQLAQSCVLSPPSESELQQSPQNCSNLTQMWHTQLGSNHQFTTADIAESAVQRDSFPGEMPIPMSESLTVSVYSQLSLESNRMLYEKNYMPEQPLTPDAEFQACQGQPQFQRATLHTDNGRLISFDSLGSLSATSSNYSSLSLKSCEKDGENDVNENFLAHCSPKLVIQQSIDAITPLRESTDLLDISNFTPDKFRQASLSELSPPETPNLSPQVIGREMKISGKASDLQDGAKSSCTKNMDWNCNVIERQELTRYSVDDQEYSLHIFNGKDNLSLGTKEENQAKCDGDMMSAIKGTKSKRKNTTKQSTGQCTKKSKAPRAPKSEKGKNPCQASRASKKLKALLDEKGGKGQIESSAHPPKDGSSEEWTGVGWSEGKTQVHDEQREFEEPSNILSNIVSGMAEVQRFMMAPIEPIWGPSANICLPSEANSLKLKTLKILAGTSSDPKKKGTVATTGGTKGKKTGTKNGKNQAKLNGTLPFFPQLALGCNMFDKSNLAVPGINGPAHKKMYRHKTSAKFPRIENLKSTRPEREPNKDTSLMASFEKLRSCNAMEISKCFILKMLSFSFTQVIIIMMMID; from the exons ATGATAGAACCCACAAGCATCCCTGGCCTGACACAGGACTGCCAGATTCAGCCAATTCGCACATGTCTGGGCTGCTTTATCGAGACTAAGGGTGTGTCCAACATAGAATCCAGTATCAACCTCAAAATTGCAGACATGAACCGGGAATACAATGCCTGCCCTATCTCTGATACTAACATGCAAAGCATAAGCACAAGCGAGACAGGAAGTTATGAAGACCAGCTCCTCTCTGATCAGCTTTTGACCTTTTCTGCCCCTAAAACCCAGTTGGTGGAGAAGAAGGACATGGAGAAAATGGAGGGTGACTTAACTGATTCAGCTCCCAAAAACCTTTATGAAGGCCTGCTGTTAGACAAGTGCAATGGAGAAGATGGTCTGCTTACCAATTCAAATCAGGACTGGGGCTACTTTGAGTCTTTCATTAGTGAAAGTAAGATTGAATTGCTGGATCTCTGTTCCAAGAATGAGCTCTCTGTAAACCTCTTCTCTGAAGAGGATGTGGACAATTACATGTTTGATGACGATGATGATTCCACTCTGAGTAGTGACGTGTGCTCGCTAAAGATACGCTACGAGTCCTTTCAGGACAACATGAGAGAGAAAACAAATGTCCTGCAAGAAGAGACACAGTTCAACTTTTTCCCAAGTGTCCTGGTAAACTGCACAAAAAAGGAGGGTGGTGTGGCGAAACGAGCTGTGGATGAGCTAACAAATAAACCAGAGGAACTTGGATTTCAGCCCGAGAGCAGAGGAGATGGGAATGAAAGCTCCATAGAGCAGACAAATGACTACAGCCCTGAAATGAACTACTTTATCGATTCAAGCTTTTCGCCTGATGACTCAGGGGAGTATAGTGATGACAGCTCTGCCACCATTTCCTCCTTTGATACCTTTCAAGACAACACGTCTAGAAACTCACGAAAGAACGCAAGTTGCTCCAACCCTCTGAACTATGGATTACGGGCCAAGAGAAAAGTTAGGTATAGCGATGACTACTTGTATTACGTCGACTCCATTGATGGTGAGAAGACTGTGGAAAAGCGAGAGAAACTACCTGTTGGTCCAAAAGAAGAACTGGATGATGACTGGTGTCCAAAAAAGAGACGGAAATCCTCTCGCAAGGATCCACCCTTACTAATCAAATATGTTATTGTAAACAGGTTTAAAGGAGACAAGTGCATGGCTATAAATCTCGCCAGAATTGACTCAACTGACATGACGGTAAGCTTAAATGAGGACACAGTCAGCAAATATGAGAAGCTTGCACCTCTGAAAGATTTCTGGCAGCagaaacagagagaaagagaggaacAGCTTAAGCTGGCAGCAGGAGATAAAGACAATTCTCACCATCATGCCTTCAGTTCCAGTCCCCCCAAAAGGAAACGCAAACTAGCAAACAGGCTTAGGATTCAGAGAATTCAAACTGTGGAGCAATCACCCAACACGCAGGGCCACTTTGCCTCTGATCCCAGGCAGGAGGTTGCTTCTACAGATGAGACTGCCTCCATAGGAAGGCCATTAACAATAGCCACCAGCTGTGCAAGCACATTAGAtccaaatgacatcatacacaCTGCCGCCCGGAAGAGCAGATCACAAGAGATGGAGGAAAGGAGAATtggaaataaaatattaaaaatacagaAATTCAGAAGCGAAGCCCAACTTAGGAGCAAGAAAATGAGAGACCTTGCGGAAGCTAACATGACAGATCTGTTGGAAGTTTGCATGCTGCAGAAAAATTTGGACACAGTAGGAGGTGCGGAAGATAGAAAAGTCAGGCCAGCTGCACATAGTCCCCATTTGTCTGAGAATCAAACAGCTAATAGCACTGAAAAATTTGCCTTTGTGTCTGCCACCTGCTCCCCTAACAAAGAGGCATCGTCTGAGAATGTGGCTGCAAGTGTACCCGTTATCCCTGGGGGCTACCTACAAACATTGTTAGAAGCCTCGGATTCCTCAGTAGGTAACGCTGGTATCTCTTTCTTTGCTCAGCAGCCCCATATTCAACACTCACTGGATCCCTCTTTAGAAAAGCGGCAGTTCACCTCAGTTCAGCTGGCACAAAGCTGTGTACTTTCTCCACCGTCAGAATCTGAGCTTCAACAGTCACCCCAGAATTGTTCAAATCTCACCCAAATGTGGCACACCCAGCTTGGTTCCAACCATCAGTTTACCACTGCAGATATTGCAGAATCTGCCGTCCAACGTGACAGTTTCCCTGGAGAGATGCCCATACCAATGTCTGAGAGTCTGACTGTGTCAGTGTACAGCCAGCTAAGTCTGGAAAGCAACAGAATGCTTTATGAAAAGAATTACATGCCTGAGCAACCACTGACTCCTGATGCAGAGTTTCAAGCATGTCAGGGGCAGCCACAATTTCAAAGAGCCACACTACATACCGACAATGGCCGTCTCATCAGTTTCGATTCACTTGGCTCCCTGTCAGCTACTTCTAGCAATTATAGCTCTCTGAGTCTTAAGTCCTGTGAAAAAGATGGTGAGAATGATGTGAACGAGAACTTTCTGGCCCACTGCAGTCCCAAACTGGTGATTCAGCAGAGTATTGATGCAATCACACCCTTGAGGGAGTCCACAGACTTGCTGGATATCTCCAACTTTACTCCCGATAAATTCAGACAAGCATCATTGTCGGAATTGTCACCTCCAGAAACACCCAATTTATCACCTCAAGTTATTGGTCGTGAGATGAAGATATCTGGGAAGGCCAGTGATCTCCAGGATGGGGCAAAAAGTTCATGCACCAAAAACATGGACTGGAACTGCAACGTGATAGAGAGGCAAGAATTGACTAGATATTCAGTGGATGATCAGGAGTATAGCTTGCACATTTTTAATGGTAAAGATAACTTAAGCCTGGGGACGAAAGAGGAGAATCAAGCTAAATGTGATGGTGATATGATGAGTGCAATAAAGGGGACCAAGTCAAAGAGGAAAAATACCACCAAACAATCTACAGGTCAGTGTACCAAAAAAAGCAAAGCCCCAAGAGCTCCTAAGTCAGAGAAGGGCAAAAATCCATGTCAGGCTTCACGGGCATCTAAAAAGTTAAAGGCTTTATTGGATGAGAAGGGTGGTAAAGGCCAGATTGAAAGTTCAGCTCATCCACCAAAAGACGGCAGCTCTGAGGAATGGACAGGAGTAGGTTGGTCAGAAGGCAAAACTCAAGTCCATGATGAGCAACGAGAGTTTGAAGAGCCATCCAACATCTTATCAAATATTGTCTCAGGGATGGCAGAGGTGCAAAGATTCATGATGGCCCCCATTGAGCCAATATGGGGCCCTTCAGCAAATATCTGCCTGCCTTCAGAGGCAAACAGCCTAAAGTTAAAAACTCTCAAAATCCTTGCAGGAACTTCCTCTGACCCCAAGAAGAAAGGCACTGTTGCGACTACAGGGGGCACTAAAGGCAAAAAGACCGGGacaaaaaatggcaaaaatcagGCCAAGTTGAACGGCACCCTTCCCTTTTTCCCTCAGTTGGCTTTGGGCTGTAACATGTTTGACAAGTCTAACCTTGCCGTTCCTGGCATTAATGGGCCTGCACACAAAAAGATGTACCGTCACAAAACGAGTGCAAAATTCCCTCGCATTGAAAATCTAAAGAGCACACGACCTGAACGAGAGCCAAATAAGGACACATCATTAATGGCTTCTTTTGAGAAACTGAG GAGTTGTAATGCCATGGAAATCTCAAAATGCTTCATTCTCAAAatgctgtctttttcttttacccaagtaataataataatgatgatgatcGACTAG
- the nexmifb gene encoding neurite extension and migration factor isoform X1 yields the protein MIEPTSIPGLTQDCQIQPIRTCLGCFIETKGVSNIESSINLKIADMNREYNACPISDTNMQSISTSETGSYEDQLLSDQLLTFSAPKTQLVEKKDMEKMEGDLTDSAPKNLYEGLLLDKCNGEDGLLTNSNQDWGYFESFISESKIELLDLCSKNELSVNLFSEEDVDNYMFDDDDDSTLSSDVCSLKIRYESFQDNMREKTNVLQEETQFNFFPSVLVNCTKKEGGVAKRAVDELTNKPEELGFQPESRGDGNESSIEQTNDYSPEMNYFIDSSFSPDDSGEYSDDSSATISSFDTFQDNTSRNSRKNASCSNPLNYGLRAKRKVRYSDDYLYYVDSIDGEKTVEKREKLPVGPKEELDDDWCPKKRRKSSRKDPPLLIKYVIVNRFKGDKCMAINLARIDSTDMTVSLNEDTVSKYEKLAPLKDFWQQKQREREEQLKLAAGDKDNSHHHAFSSSPPKRKRKLANRLRIQRIQTVEQSPNTQGHFASDPRQEVASTDETASIGRPLTIATSCASTLDPNDIIHTAARKSRSQEMEERRIGNKILKIQKFRSEAQLRSKKMRDLAEANMTDLLEVCMLQKNLDTVGGAEDRKVRPAAHSPHLSENQTANSTEKFAFVSATCSPNKEASSENVAASVPVIPGGYLQTLLEASDSSVGNAGISFFAQQPHIQHSLDPSLEKRQFTSVQLAQSCVLSPPSESELQQSPQNCSNLTQMWHTQLGSNHQFTTADIAESAVQRDSFPGEMPIPMSESLTVSVYSQLSLESNRMLYEKNYMPEQPLTPDAEFQACQGQPQFQRATLHTDNGRLISFDSLGSLSATSSNYSSLSLKSCEKDGENDVNENFLAHCSPKLVIQQSIDAITPLRESTDLLDISNFTPDKFRQASLSELSPPETPNLSPQVIGREMKISGKASDLQDGAKSSCTKNMDWNCNVIERQELTRYSVDDQEYSLHIFNGKDNLSLGTKEENQAKCDGDMMSAIKGTKSKRKNTTKQSTGQCTKKSKAPRAPKSEKGKNPCQASRASKKLKALLDEKGGKGQIESSAHPPKDGSSEEWTGVGWSEGKTQVHDEQREFEEPSNILSNIVSGMAEVQRFMMAPIEPIWGPSANICLPSEANSLKLKTLKILAGTSSDPKKKGTVATTGGTKGKKTGTKNGKNQAKLNGTLPFFPQLALGCNMFDKSNLAVPGINGPAHKKMYRHKTSAKFPRIENLKSTRPEREPNKDTSLMASFEKLR from the coding sequence ATGATAGAACCCACAAGCATCCCTGGCCTGACACAGGACTGCCAGATTCAGCCAATTCGCACATGTCTGGGCTGCTTTATCGAGACTAAGGGTGTGTCCAACATAGAATCCAGTATCAACCTCAAAATTGCAGACATGAACCGGGAATACAATGCCTGCCCTATCTCTGATACTAACATGCAAAGCATAAGCACAAGCGAGACAGGAAGTTATGAAGACCAGCTCCTCTCTGATCAGCTTTTGACCTTTTCTGCCCCTAAAACCCAGTTGGTGGAGAAGAAGGACATGGAGAAAATGGAGGGTGACTTAACTGATTCAGCTCCCAAAAACCTTTATGAAGGCCTGCTGTTAGACAAGTGCAATGGAGAAGATGGTCTGCTTACCAATTCAAATCAGGACTGGGGCTACTTTGAGTCTTTCATTAGTGAAAGTAAGATTGAATTGCTGGATCTCTGTTCCAAGAATGAGCTCTCTGTAAACCTCTTCTCTGAAGAGGATGTGGACAATTACATGTTTGATGACGATGATGATTCCACTCTGAGTAGTGACGTGTGCTCGCTAAAGATACGCTACGAGTCCTTTCAGGACAACATGAGAGAGAAAACAAATGTCCTGCAAGAAGAGACACAGTTCAACTTTTTCCCAAGTGTCCTGGTAAACTGCACAAAAAAGGAGGGTGGTGTGGCGAAACGAGCTGTGGATGAGCTAACAAATAAACCAGAGGAACTTGGATTTCAGCCCGAGAGCAGAGGAGATGGGAATGAAAGCTCCATAGAGCAGACAAATGACTACAGCCCTGAAATGAACTACTTTATCGATTCAAGCTTTTCGCCTGATGACTCAGGGGAGTATAGTGATGACAGCTCTGCCACCATTTCCTCCTTTGATACCTTTCAAGACAACACGTCTAGAAACTCACGAAAGAACGCAAGTTGCTCCAACCCTCTGAACTATGGATTACGGGCCAAGAGAAAAGTTAGGTATAGCGATGACTACTTGTATTACGTCGACTCCATTGATGGTGAGAAGACTGTGGAAAAGCGAGAGAAACTACCTGTTGGTCCAAAAGAAGAACTGGATGATGACTGGTGTCCAAAAAAGAGACGGAAATCCTCTCGCAAGGATCCACCCTTACTAATCAAATATGTTATTGTAAACAGGTTTAAAGGAGACAAGTGCATGGCTATAAATCTCGCCAGAATTGACTCAACTGACATGACGGTAAGCTTAAATGAGGACACAGTCAGCAAATATGAGAAGCTTGCACCTCTGAAAGATTTCTGGCAGCagaaacagagagaaagagaggaacAGCTTAAGCTGGCAGCAGGAGATAAAGACAATTCTCACCATCATGCCTTCAGTTCCAGTCCCCCCAAAAGGAAACGCAAACTAGCAAACAGGCTTAGGATTCAGAGAATTCAAACTGTGGAGCAATCACCCAACACGCAGGGCCACTTTGCCTCTGATCCCAGGCAGGAGGTTGCTTCTACAGATGAGACTGCCTCCATAGGAAGGCCATTAACAATAGCCACCAGCTGTGCAAGCACATTAGAtccaaatgacatcatacacaCTGCCGCCCGGAAGAGCAGATCACAAGAGATGGAGGAAAGGAGAATtggaaataaaatattaaaaatacagaAATTCAGAAGCGAAGCCCAACTTAGGAGCAAGAAAATGAGAGACCTTGCGGAAGCTAACATGACAGATCTGTTGGAAGTTTGCATGCTGCAGAAAAATTTGGACACAGTAGGAGGTGCGGAAGATAGAAAAGTCAGGCCAGCTGCACATAGTCCCCATTTGTCTGAGAATCAAACAGCTAATAGCACTGAAAAATTTGCCTTTGTGTCTGCCACCTGCTCCCCTAACAAAGAGGCATCGTCTGAGAATGTGGCTGCAAGTGTACCCGTTATCCCTGGGGGCTACCTACAAACATTGTTAGAAGCCTCGGATTCCTCAGTAGGTAACGCTGGTATCTCTTTCTTTGCTCAGCAGCCCCATATTCAACACTCACTGGATCCCTCTTTAGAAAAGCGGCAGTTCACCTCAGTTCAGCTGGCACAAAGCTGTGTACTTTCTCCACCGTCAGAATCTGAGCTTCAACAGTCACCCCAGAATTGTTCAAATCTCACCCAAATGTGGCACACCCAGCTTGGTTCCAACCATCAGTTTACCACTGCAGATATTGCAGAATCTGCCGTCCAACGTGACAGTTTCCCTGGAGAGATGCCCATACCAATGTCTGAGAGTCTGACTGTGTCAGTGTACAGCCAGCTAAGTCTGGAAAGCAACAGAATGCTTTATGAAAAGAATTACATGCCTGAGCAACCACTGACTCCTGATGCAGAGTTTCAAGCATGTCAGGGGCAGCCACAATTTCAAAGAGCCACACTACATACCGACAATGGCCGTCTCATCAGTTTCGATTCACTTGGCTCCCTGTCAGCTACTTCTAGCAATTATAGCTCTCTGAGTCTTAAGTCCTGTGAAAAAGATGGTGAGAATGATGTGAACGAGAACTTTCTGGCCCACTGCAGTCCCAAACTGGTGATTCAGCAGAGTATTGATGCAATCACACCCTTGAGGGAGTCCACAGACTTGCTGGATATCTCCAACTTTACTCCCGATAAATTCAGACAAGCATCATTGTCGGAATTGTCACCTCCAGAAACACCCAATTTATCACCTCAAGTTATTGGTCGTGAGATGAAGATATCTGGGAAGGCCAGTGATCTCCAGGATGGGGCAAAAAGTTCATGCACCAAAAACATGGACTGGAACTGCAACGTGATAGAGAGGCAAGAATTGACTAGATATTCAGTGGATGATCAGGAGTATAGCTTGCACATTTTTAATGGTAAAGATAACTTAAGCCTGGGGACGAAAGAGGAGAATCAAGCTAAATGTGATGGTGATATGATGAGTGCAATAAAGGGGACCAAGTCAAAGAGGAAAAATACCACCAAACAATCTACAGGTCAGTGTACCAAAAAAAGCAAAGCCCCAAGAGCTCCTAAGTCAGAGAAGGGCAAAAATCCATGTCAGGCTTCACGGGCATCTAAAAAGTTAAAGGCTTTATTGGATGAGAAGGGTGGTAAAGGCCAGATTGAAAGTTCAGCTCATCCACCAAAAGACGGCAGCTCTGAGGAATGGACAGGAGTAGGTTGGTCAGAAGGCAAAACTCAAGTCCATGATGAGCAACGAGAGTTTGAAGAGCCATCCAACATCTTATCAAATATTGTCTCAGGGATGGCAGAGGTGCAAAGATTCATGATGGCCCCCATTGAGCCAATATGGGGCCCTTCAGCAAATATCTGCCTGCCTTCAGAGGCAAACAGCCTAAAGTTAAAAACTCTCAAAATCCTTGCAGGAACTTCCTCTGACCCCAAGAAGAAAGGCACTGTTGCGACTACAGGGGGCACTAAAGGCAAAAAGACCGGGacaaaaaatggcaaaaatcagGCCAAGTTGAACGGCACCCTTCCCTTTTTCCCTCAGTTGGCTTTGGGCTGTAACATGTTTGACAAGTCTAACCTTGCCGTTCCTGGCATTAATGGGCCTGCACACAAAAAGATGTACCGTCACAAAACGAGTGCAAAATTCCCTCGCATTGAAAATCTAAAGAGCACACGACCTGAACGAGAGCCAAATAAGGACACATCATTAATGGCTTCTTTTGAGAAACTGAGGTAA